The genomic interval AAAAAAGTTACGCTCTTATTGAAGGACAACAGGTCACTTGTAGGGATACTTGCAGGGTATGATGAGTACATGAATATGACTCTGGATGATGCAGAGGAAAATGGTGAAGTCCAGAGAAAAATTGGAAAAGTCATTATACGTGGAAGCAACGTGGTAAGAATTACCACAAAATAATTTCTAAAGTATATATAATCTGTTTTAATAACACCCTATGTCTGAAAAGATAAACGATAAGCAATATGTAATGGGATTTACATGGGCAGGGTACAGAAATGGCAGAAGATTCCCACTTTTAATTAACACATTTTCAAATGATTATAAAAACGATAAGGACAGTATAGAAATTCTCGGAGAGAAATTTTCCAGGAAGATATATTACCCCTCTTTCCTCGGCGGTGAAAAAGTTATCGAAGGAAATGAAATGGTTATAATATACAATGGCCTGGAACTTATACAGAGGCCAGCCCGCCTTATTGCATTTATAATGGAATTAAGGAAGAAATATGGGTTTAAAAAAATGTTTTATCTACAGGGAATTTCTGACCCCTACCTCCTGCCTGTACTCTCATATCTAGGAATCAATATTTTTGATGACCTGTATATAAGGAAAGAAAGCCAGGAGAATTTAAAATATACTGTTGCCGGTAAAACAAAGGTTGATTATAATCCGCTGGAAGAAAATATAAAATTCGCTGAATCCATCCTGGACTCAATTTTTCTGGCTACCAGAGATGGCACATTGCGTGAAATTGTTGAAAAAATTGCAATATCAGGGAAAGCCCTTGAAATTTTAAGAATAGCAGATACAAAATATTATAATGAGTTTTCCCAGGTATTTCCTTCAAGGACCCCATATATCCAGGCTAATTCAATCGAATCATTAAACAGGCCTGATATAGCTTATTACAGGAATAAAATAGCAGAATATACAAAACCGGAACACAGGAACATTGCACTTCTGCTCCCCTGCTCAGCAAAAAAGCCATATTCAGATTCAAAAACCCATA from Ferroplasma acidiphilum carries:
- a CDS encoding LSM domain-containing protein, which encodes MATLPMKMLEENLNKKVTLLLKDNRSLVGILAGYDEYMNMTLDDAEENGEVQRKIGKVIIRGSNVVRITTK
- a CDS encoding DUF5591 domain-containing protein; translation: MSEKINDKQYVMGFTWAGYRNGRRFPLLINTFSNDYKNDKDSIEILGEKFSRKIYYPSFLGGEKVIEGNEMVIIYNGLELIQRPARLIAFIMELRKKYGFKKMFYLQGISDPYLLPVLSYLGINIFDDLYIRKESQENLKYTVAGKTKVDYNPLEENIKFAESILDSIFLATRDGTLREIVEKIAISGKALEILRIADTKYYNEFSQVFPSRTPYIQANSIESLNRPDIAYYRNKIAEYTKPEHRNIALLLPCSAKKPYSDSKTHKKILAGIWQYRRYLHELIVTSPVGLVPRELENGYPARFYDIPVIGTWYEDEKVMMKNLISSYMKKNNYSEIIAYIPEDLDFIRESLPENSKIIEGRVTDDGNIAKLASVLKDTITGDSEYAKKLDDYRAILRFQFGEWIMPYLSKIKLINSFHQDMLVEDGKILFVYNESIGRFSITHESGKFFMENNKFNVSIEDFNPTSSVYAMGIRDATTDIKAFDEVVMTYGNELRGTGTALMPSRAMVDMDHGAAVKVRSGVKK